From a single Chiloscyllium plagiosum isolate BGI_BamShark_2017 chromosome 27, ASM401019v2, whole genome shotgun sequence genomic region:
- the LOC122563745 gene encoding thyroid hormone receptor-associated protein 3-like isoform X3 — MSKATGSKSRSQSSHSRSRSRSRSRSFTRSRSRSRSRSHSRKRKYSPRSRSRSYSPQHNRERNYQREYQPREFRGHRGYRRPFIQRRGRGYYPRGNWNNRGGYGNYGSYNHYGNYRPNWHNYRSTYSPRRGRSRSRSPKRRSISPRSRSRSRYTDKSSSSRSARSSSSRSRSSPHRSHSASPKRRSKKTKSSQKEAAVSKPPVQEGEDQQKRSSEDGQAGNGSSEAPAGLAPKRSDSWKGLTAYDTSPKHPSPAPRSTVVLKTSPALHSSPSQQSPSLAGTARHASPHGSPGQMSPQSRSPTRPNASHQSPPSLSSTIRNVSRQAPANHSPPVGLTQGIAQKEEIRPGMSGLFVEQTAPTISSYLKSVVKTEFHVKNVPEKGSRSSQSPKRFKGGVSEEFEKISKAEMRHKFDYDEEEVEEHDKDYPAKNQKEYGYEDELKYRSKLIASKTQERYDEEDEEEEEDDDNDRPRKREDINFFKHIAISKEKFREVEEVEEEELMPEKFKKEERFLSKKADGSRYREMSPAKTLKYKGGRAESPPPPRKSSDSKEQEGVAAQEESTPVLKPTHRSTEVTLKMDSLQFGDDSLGSANILTHERRLCRDLVHKPKKDQEFRSIFQHIQMAQSRRSPSELFAQHIVTLVHHVKEHYFKSAGVTLNERFTMYQRRTAEQEVPRQKSPEIHRRIDISPSALKKRMHLRDEIKNQKESSYKQGGGKLKDEPDDLRLDIEHRRKYKSKEGEHKKDSSKDSRDSSHSRERSKEKSGKIPKAYKESKKHRKRKKTRPRTSSSSTSSSSSSPSHEGKDEQEEGVGREETSTGFNKARLGTREFTGPPTRGRARGIFQFRIRGRGYGRGAFPGPSNSSNPGNPTFQKRPREEDWDPEYTPKSKKYYLHDDREGDGDNYWANKRGRGTFQRGRGRFLYKKSNTSPKWTHDKYQGSGQEGVEEEEEEEEEDGQVGSIATQEEKKLGTMEQ, encoded by the exons CCCAAGGTCTCGCTCCAGGTCGTACTCTCCGCAGCATAACCGGGAACGTAACTACCAACGGGAATACCAACCCAGGGAATTTCGAGGCCATCGGGGCTACAGGCGGCCCTTTATCCAGCGCCGAGGGCGAGGCTATTATCCGAGAGGTAACTGGAATAACCGTGGGGGTTATGGCAACTATGGCAGTTACAACCATTATGGCAATTACCGACCCAACTGGCATAACTACCGCTCAACCTACAGCCCACGGCGCGGCCGGTCCCGTTCGCGCTCACCAAAGCGGCGCTCAATATCACCGAGATCGAGGAGTCGCTCCAGATACACAGACAAATCATCATCAAGCCGGTCAGCAAGGTCATCATCTTCCAGGTCTCGCTCCTCACCTCACCGCAGTCATTCAGCTTCCCCTAAACGAAGGAGCAAGAAAACCAAATCTTCCCAGAAAGAGGCAGCTGTTTCTAAACCCCCAGTCCAGGAGGGAGAAGACCAACAGAAACGGTCATCTGAGGATGGGCAGGCCGGTAATGGCAGCTCTGAGGCCCCTGCCGGCCTGGCCCCCAAACGCAGTGACTCATGGAAAGGCCTAACTGCTTATGACACCAGCCCTAAACATCCCAGTCCAGCCCCACGTTCTACTGTAGTGTTGAAGACCAGTCCGGCATTGCATTCCAGCCCAAGCCAGCAGAGCCCCTCGTTGGCGGGCACAGCACGCCATGCTTCACCTCACGGGAGCCCTGGGCAGATGAGCCCACAGAGCCGCAGCCCGACCAGACCGAACGCATCTCACCAGAGCCCACCATCACTCAGCTCTACAATTCGCAATGTGTCGCGGCAGGCCCCAGCTAACCACAGCCCACCAGTGGGCCTGACACAAGGCATTGCACAGAAAGAGGAAATAAGGCCAGGAATGTCTGGCCTGTTTGTGGAACAGACGGCCCCAACTATCTCTTCATATCTAAAGAG TGTGGTGAAAACGGAGTTCCATGTGAAAAACGTTCCAGAGAAAGGCAGCCGTAGCAGCCAATCCCCAAAACGGTTCAAGGGTGGAGTTTCCGAGGAGTTTGAAAAAATCTCAAAAGCAGAGATGCGTCACAAATTTGACTATGATGAAGAAGAGGTCGAGGAACATGACAAGGACTACCCAGCCAAGAATCAAAAGGAATATGGGTATGAGGATGAGCTCAAGTACAGGAGCAAATTAATTGCAAGTAAAACGCAGGAGCGATATgatgaggaggatgaggaggaggaggaagatgatGACAATGATAGACCACGCAAACGGGAAGATATAAATTTCTTTAAGCACATCGCCATCTCCAAGGAGAAGTTTAGAgaggtggaggaggtggaggaggaggaattaATGCCTGAGAAATTCAAAAAAGAGGAGCGATTTCTATCAAAGAAAGCTGACGGGAGCAGATATCGGGAAATGTCACCTGCAAAAACGTTAAAGTATAAGGGAGGCCGAGCAGAAAGCCCTCCTCCCCCAAGGAAAAGCTCCGATAGCAAAGAGCAGGAAGGCGTGGCTGCTCAAGAGGAAAGCACCCCTGTGCTTAAACCAACTCATCGTTCAACAGAAGTGACACTGAAAATGGATTCGTTGCAGTTTGGCGATGACTCTCTTGG CTCTGCCAACATTCTGACCCATGAGCGACGCCTCTGTCGCGACCTTGTTCACAAACCCAAAAAAGATCAGGAGTTTCGTTCTATCTTCCAGCATATTCAGATGGCACAGTCTCGACGTAGTCCTTCTGAGCTGTTTGCTCAGCACATTGTGACTCTGGTTCACCACGTGAAAG AGCATTACTTCAAGTCTGCAGGAGTCACATTAAATGAACGCTTTACAATGTACCAAAGGAGAACCGCCGAGCAAGAAGTGCCCAGACAGAAGAGCCCAGAGATTCATAG GCGGATTGATATTTCACCCAGTGCTCTAAAGAAACGTATGCATCTCCGTGATGAAATAAAGAACCAGAAGGAGAGCAGCTACAAG CAGGGAGGAGGGAAATTAAAGGATGAACCTGATGACCTTCGCCTAGATATTGAGCACCGAaggaaatataaaagcaaggaaggagAGCATAAAAAAGATAGTTCCAAAGATTCAAGAGATTCCAGCCATTCACGTGAACGGTCAAAGGAAAAGTCTGGAAAAATTCCCAAAGCTTACAAGGAGTCTAAAAAGCACAG AAAGCGCAAGAAAACCAGACCAAGAACCAGCTCATCATCCACTTCATCTTCCTCTTCATCTCCGTCACACGAGGGAAAAGATGAGCAAGAAGAGGGAGTGGGCCGGGAGGAGACCTCAACTGGCTTTAACAAAGCTCGCCTTGGAACGAGAGAGTTTACTGGCCCACCAACACGAGGCAGAGCGCGTGGAATCTTT CAGTTCAGAATAAGAGGAAGAGGATATGGCAGGGGAGCGTTTCCTGGTCCCAGCAATAGCAGTAACCCCGGTAACCCAACTTTCCAAAAGAGGCCCCGCGAAGAGGACTGGGATCCCGAGTACACACCAAAAAGCAAAAAGTACTATCTG CACGATGATCGTGAGGGAGACGGGGACAACTACTGGGCAAATAAAAGGGGCCGTGGCACCTTCCAGCGAGGAAGGGGTCGCTTCCTATATAAAAAGTCCAATACCAGCCCCAAGTGGACACATGACAAATATCAAGGCAGCGGGCAGGAAGGCgtagaagaggaggaggaggaagaggaggaggacggACAAGTTGGCAGCATTGCAACCCAGGAAGAGAAAAAGCTGGGCACTATGGAACAGTAG
- the LOC122563745 gene encoding thyroid hormone receptor-associated protein 3-like isoform X2, protein MSKATGSKSRSQSSHSRSRSRSRSRSFTRSRSRSRSRSHSRKRKYSPRSRSRSYSPQHNRERNYQREYQPREFRGHRGYRRPFIQRRGRGYYPRGNWNNRGGYGNYGSYNHYGNYRPNWHNYRSTYSPRRGRSRSRSPKRRSISPRSRSRSRYTDKSSSSRSARSSSSRSRSSPHRSHSASPKRRSKKTKSSQKEAAVSKPPVQEGEDQQKRSSEDGQAGNGSSEAPAGLAPKRSDSWKGLTAYDTSPKHPSPAPRSTVVLKTSPALHSSPSQQSPSLAGTARHASPHGSPGQMSPQSRSPTRPNASHQSPPSLSSTIRNVSRQAPANHSPPVGLTQGIAQKEEIRPGMSGLFVEQTAPTISSYLKRYVPRSVVKTEFHVKNVPEKGSRSSQSPKRFKGGVSEEFEKISKAEMRHKFDYDEEEVEEHDKDYPAKNQKEYGYEDELKYRSKLIASKTQERYDEEDEEEEEDDDNDRPRKREDINFFKHIAISKEKFREVEEVEEEELMPEKFKKEERFLSKKADGSRYREMSPAKTLKYKGGRAESPPPPRKSSDSKEQEGVAAQEESTPVLKPTHRSTEVTLKMDSLQFGDDSLGSANILTHERRLCRDLVHKPKKDQEFRSIFQHIQMAQSRRSPSELFAQHIVTLVHHVKEHYFKSAGVTLNERFTMYQRRTAEQEVPRQKSPEIHRRIDISPSALKKRMHLRDEIKNQKESSYKGGGKLKDEPDDLRLDIEHRRKYKSKEGEHKKDSSKDSRDSSHSRERSKEKSGKIPKAYKESKKHRKRKKTRPRTSSSSTSSSSSSPSHEGKDEQEEGVGREETSTGFNKARLGTREFTGPPTRGRARGIFQFRIRGRGYGRGAFPGPSNSSNPGNPTFQKRPREEDWDPEYTPKSKKYYLHDDREGDGDNYWANKRGRGTFQRGRGRFLYKKSNTSPKWTHDKYQGSGQEGVEEEEEEEEEDGQVGSIATQEEKKLGTMEQ, encoded by the exons CCCAAGGTCTCGCTCCAGGTCGTACTCTCCGCAGCATAACCGGGAACGTAACTACCAACGGGAATACCAACCCAGGGAATTTCGAGGCCATCGGGGCTACAGGCGGCCCTTTATCCAGCGCCGAGGGCGAGGCTATTATCCGAGAGGTAACTGGAATAACCGTGGGGGTTATGGCAACTATGGCAGTTACAACCATTATGGCAATTACCGACCCAACTGGCATAACTACCGCTCAACCTACAGCCCACGGCGCGGCCGGTCCCGTTCGCGCTCACCAAAGCGGCGCTCAATATCACCGAGATCGAGGAGTCGCTCCAGATACACAGACAAATCATCATCAAGCCGGTCAGCAAGGTCATCATCTTCCAGGTCTCGCTCCTCACCTCACCGCAGTCATTCAGCTTCCCCTAAACGAAGGAGCAAGAAAACCAAATCTTCCCAGAAAGAGGCAGCTGTTTCTAAACCCCCAGTCCAGGAGGGAGAAGACCAACAGAAACGGTCATCTGAGGATGGGCAGGCCGGTAATGGCAGCTCTGAGGCCCCTGCCGGCCTGGCCCCCAAACGCAGTGACTCATGGAAAGGCCTAACTGCTTATGACACCAGCCCTAAACATCCCAGTCCAGCCCCACGTTCTACTGTAGTGTTGAAGACCAGTCCGGCATTGCATTCCAGCCCAAGCCAGCAGAGCCCCTCGTTGGCGGGCACAGCACGCCATGCTTCACCTCACGGGAGCCCTGGGCAGATGAGCCCACAGAGCCGCAGCCCGACCAGACCGAACGCATCTCACCAGAGCCCACCATCACTCAGCTCTACAATTCGCAATGTGTCGCGGCAGGCCCCAGCTAACCACAGCCCACCAGTGGGCCTGACACAAGGCATTGCACAGAAAGAGGAAATAAGGCCAGGAATGTCTGGCCTGTTTGTGGAACAGACGGCCCCAACTATCTCTTCATATCTAAAGAGGTATGTTCCGAGAAG TGTGGTGAAAACGGAGTTCCATGTGAAAAACGTTCCAGAGAAAGGCAGCCGTAGCAGCCAATCCCCAAAACGGTTCAAGGGTGGAGTTTCCGAGGAGTTTGAAAAAATCTCAAAAGCAGAGATGCGTCACAAATTTGACTATGATGAAGAAGAGGTCGAGGAACATGACAAGGACTACCCAGCCAAGAATCAAAAGGAATATGGGTATGAGGATGAGCTCAAGTACAGGAGCAAATTAATTGCAAGTAAAACGCAGGAGCGATATgatgaggaggatgaggaggaggaggaagatgatGACAATGATAGACCACGCAAACGGGAAGATATAAATTTCTTTAAGCACATCGCCATCTCCAAGGAGAAGTTTAGAgaggtggaggaggtggaggaggaggaattaATGCCTGAGAAATTCAAAAAAGAGGAGCGATTTCTATCAAAGAAAGCTGACGGGAGCAGATATCGGGAAATGTCACCTGCAAAAACGTTAAAGTATAAGGGAGGCCGAGCAGAAAGCCCTCCTCCCCCAAGGAAAAGCTCCGATAGCAAAGAGCAGGAAGGCGTGGCTGCTCAAGAGGAAAGCACCCCTGTGCTTAAACCAACTCATCGTTCAACAGAAGTGACACTGAAAATGGATTCGTTGCAGTTTGGCGATGACTCTCTTGG CTCTGCCAACATTCTGACCCATGAGCGACGCCTCTGTCGCGACCTTGTTCACAAACCCAAAAAAGATCAGGAGTTTCGTTCTATCTTCCAGCATATTCAGATGGCACAGTCTCGACGTAGTCCTTCTGAGCTGTTTGCTCAGCACATTGTGACTCTGGTTCACCACGTGAAAG AGCATTACTTCAAGTCTGCAGGAGTCACATTAAATGAACGCTTTACAATGTACCAAAGGAGAACCGCCGAGCAAGAAGTGCCCAGACAGAAGAGCCCAGAGATTCATAG GCGGATTGATATTTCACCCAGTGCTCTAAAGAAACGTATGCATCTCCGTGATGAAATAAAGAACCAGAAGGAGAGCAGCTACAAG GGAGGAGGGAAATTAAAGGATGAACCTGATGACCTTCGCCTAGATATTGAGCACCGAaggaaatataaaagcaaggaaggagAGCATAAAAAAGATAGTTCCAAAGATTCAAGAGATTCCAGCCATTCACGTGAACGGTCAAAGGAAAAGTCTGGAAAAATTCCCAAAGCTTACAAGGAGTCTAAAAAGCACAG AAAGCGCAAGAAAACCAGACCAAGAACCAGCTCATCATCCACTTCATCTTCCTCTTCATCTCCGTCACACGAGGGAAAAGATGAGCAAGAAGAGGGAGTGGGCCGGGAGGAGACCTCAACTGGCTTTAACAAAGCTCGCCTTGGAACGAGAGAGTTTACTGGCCCACCAACACGAGGCAGAGCGCGTGGAATCTTT CAGTTCAGAATAAGAGGAAGAGGATATGGCAGGGGAGCGTTTCCTGGTCCCAGCAATAGCAGTAACCCCGGTAACCCAACTTTCCAAAAGAGGCCCCGCGAAGAGGACTGGGATCCCGAGTACACACCAAAAAGCAAAAAGTACTATCTG CACGATGATCGTGAGGGAGACGGGGACAACTACTGGGCAAATAAAAGGGGCCGTGGCACCTTCCAGCGAGGAAGGGGTCGCTTCCTATATAAAAAGTCCAATACCAGCCCCAAGTGGACACATGACAAATATCAAGGCAGCGGGCAGGAAGGCgtagaagaggaggaggaggaagaggaggaggacggACAAGTTGGCAGCATTGCAACCCAGGAAGAGAAAAAGCTGGGCACTATGGAACAGTAG
- the LOC122563745 gene encoding thyroid hormone receptor-associated protein 3-like isoform X1 — MSKATGSKSRSQSSHSRSRSRSRSRSFTRSRSRSRSRSHSRKRKYSPRSRSRSYSPQHNRERNYQREYQPREFRGHRGYRRPFIQRRGRGYYPRGNWNNRGGYGNYGSYNHYGNYRPNWHNYRSTYSPRRGRSRSRSPKRRSISPRSRSRSRYTDKSSSSRSARSSSSRSRSSPHRSHSASPKRRSKKTKSSQKEAAVSKPPVQEGEDQQKRSSEDGQAGNGSSEAPAGLAPKRSDSWKGLTAYDTSPKHPSPAPRSTVVLKTSPALHSSPSQQSPSLAGTARHASPHGSPGQMSPQSRSPTRPNASHQSPPSLSSTIRNVSRQAPANHSPPVGLTQGIAQKEEIRPGMSGLFVEQTAPTISSYLKRYVPRSVVKTEFHVKNVPEKGSRSSQSPKRFKGGVSEEFEKISKAEMRHKFDYDEEEVEEHDKDYPAKNQKEYGYEDELKYRSKLIASKTQERYDEEDEEEEEDDDNDRPRKREDINFFKHIAISKEKFREVEEVEEEELMPEKFKKEERFLSKKADGSRYREMSPAKTLKYKGGRAESPPPPRKSSDSKEQEGVAAQEESTPVLKPTHRSTEVTLKMDSLQFGDDSLGSANILTHERRLCRDLVHKPKKDQEFRSIFQHIQMAQSRRSPSELFAQHIVTLVHHVKEHYFKSAGVTLNERFTMYQRRTAEQEVPRQKSPEIHRRIDISPSALKKRMHLRDEIKNQKESSYKQGGGKLKDEPDDLRLDIEHRRKYKSKEGEHKKDSSKDSRDSSHSRERSKEKSGKIPKAYKESKKHRKRKKTRPRTSSSSTSSSSSSPSHEGKDEQEEGVGREETSTGFNKARLGTREFTGPPTRGRARGIFQFRIRGRGYGRGAFPGPSNSSNPGNPTFQKRPREEDWDPEYTPKSKKYYLHDDREGDGDNYWANKRGRGTFQRGRGRFLYKKSNTSPKWTHDKYQGSGQEGVEEEEEEEEEDGQVGSIATQEEKKLGTMEQ; from the exons CCCAAGGTCTCGCTCCAGGTCGTACTCTCCGCAGCATAACCGGGAACGTAACTACCAACGGGAATACCAACCCAGGGAATTTCGAGGCCATCGGGGCTACAGGCGGCCCTTTATCCAGCGCCGAGGGCGAGGCTATTATCCGAGAGGTAACTGGAATAACCGTGGGGGTTATGGCAACTATGGCAGTTACAACCATTATGGCAATTACCGACCCAACTGGCATAACTACCGCTCAACCTACAGCCCACGGCGCGGCCGGTCCCGTTCGCGCTCACCAAAGCGGCGCTCAATATCACCGAGATCGAGGAGTCGCTCCAGATACACAGACAAATCATCATCAAGCCGGTCAGCAAGGTCATCATCTTCCAGGTCTCGCTCCTCACCTCACCGCAGTCATTCAGCTTCCCCTAAACGAAGGAGCAAGAAAACCAAATCTTCCCAGAAAGAGGCAGCTGTTTCTAAACCCCCAGTCCAGGAGGGAGAAGACCAACAGAAACGGTCATCTGAGGATGGGCAGGCCGGTAATGGCAGCTCTGAGGCCCCTGCCGGCCTGGCCCCCAAACGCAGTGACTCATGGAAAGGCCTAACTGCTTATGACACCAGCCCTAAACATCCCAGTCCAGCCCCACGTTCTACTGTAGTGTTGAAGACCAGTCCGGCATTGCATTCCAGCCCAAGCCAGCAGAGCCCCTCGTTGGCGGGCACAGCACGCCATGCTTCACCTCACGGGAGCCCTGGGCAGATGAGCCCACAGAGCCGCAGCCCGACCAGACCGAACGCATCTCACCAGAGCCCACCATCACTCAGCTCTACAATTCGCAATGTGTCGCGGCAGGCCCCAGCTAACCACAGCCCACCAGTGGGCCTGACACAAGGCATTGCACAGAAAGAGGAAATAAGGCCAGGAATGTCTGGCCTGTTTGTGGAACAGACGGCCCCAACTATCTCTTCATATCTAAAGAGGTATGTTCCGAGAAG TGTGGTGAAAACGGAGTTCCATGTGAAAAACGTTCCAGAGAAAGGCAGCCGTAGCAGCCAATCCCCAAAACGGTTCAAGGGTGGAGTTTCCGAGGAGTTTGAAAAAATCTCAAAAGCAGAGATGCGTCACAAATTTGACTATGATGAAGAAGAGGTCGAGGAACATGACAAGGACTACCCAGCCAAGAATCAAAAGGAATATGGGTATGAGGATGAGCTCAAGTACAGGAGCAAATTAATTGCAAGTAAAACGCAGGAGCGATATgatgaggaggatgaggaggaggaggaagatgatGACAATGATAGACCACGCAAACGGGAAGATATAAATTTCTTTAAGCACATCGCCATCTCCAAGGAGAAGTTTAGAgaggtggaggaggtggaggaggaggaattaATGCCTGAGAAATTCAAAAAAGAGGAGCGATTTCTATCAAAGAAAGCTGACGGGAGCAGATATCGGGAAATGTCACCTGCAAAAACGTTAAAGTATAAGGGAGGCCGAGCAGAAAGCCCTCCTCCCCCAAGGAAAAGCTCCGATAGCAAAGAGCAGGAAGGCGTGGCTGCTCAAGAGGAAAGCACCCCTGTGCTTAAACCAACTCATCGTTCAACAGAAGTGACACTGAAAATGGATTCGTTGCAGTTTGGCGATGACTCTCTTGG CTCTGCCAACATTCTGACCCATGAGCGACGCCTCTGTCGCGACCTTGTTCACAAACCCAAAAAAGATCAGGAGTTTCGTTCTATCTTCCAGCATATTCAGATGGCACAGTCTCGACGTAGTCCTTCTGAGCTGTTTGCTCAGCACATTGTGACTCTGGTTCACCACGTGAAAG AGCATTACTTCAAGTCTGCAGGAGTCACATTAAATGAACGCTTTACAATGTACCAAAGGAGAACCGCCGAGCAAGAAGTGCCCAGACAGAAGAGCCCAGAGATTCATAG GCGGATTGATATTTCACCCAGTGCTCTAAAGAAACGTATGCATCTCCGTGATGAAATAAAGAACCAGAAGGAGAGCAGCTACAAG CAGGGAGGAGGGAAATTAAAGGATGAACCTGATGACCTTCGCCTAGATATTGAGCACCGAaggaaatataaaagcaaggaaggagAGCATAAAAAAGATAGTTCCAAAGATTCAAGAGATTCCAGCCATTCACGTGAACGGTCAAAGGAAAAGTCTGGAAAAATTCCCAAAGCTTACAAGGAGTCTAAAAAGCACAG AAAGCGCAAGAAAACCAGACCAAGAACCAGCTCATCATCCACTTCATCTTCCTCTTCATCTCCGTCACACGAGGGAAAAGATGAGCAAGAAGAGGGAGTGGGCCGGGAGGAGACCTCAACTGGCTTTAACAAAGCTCGCCTTGGAACGAGAGAGTTTACTGGCCCACCAACACGAGGCAGAGCGCGTGGAATCTTT CAGTTCAGAATAAGAGGAAGAGGATATGGCAGGGGAGCGTTTCCTGGTCCCAGCAATAGCAGTAACCCCGGTAACCCAACTTTCCAAAAGAGGCCCCGCGAAGAGGACTGGGATCCCGAGTACACACCAAAAAGCAAAAAGTACTATCTG CACGATGATCGTGAGGGAGACGGGGACAACTACTGGGCAAATAAAAGGGGCCGTGGCACCTTCCAGCGAGGAAGGGGTCGCTTCCTATATAAAAAGTCCAATACCAGCCCCAAGTGGACACATGACAAATATCAAGGCAGCGGGCAGGAAGGCgtagaagaggaggaggaggaagaggaggaggacggACAAGTTGGCAGCATTGCAACCCAGGAAGAGAAAAAGCTGGGCACTATGGAACAGTAG